TGTTGTCGGCTTGCGGAAGGGGTGGGCGTGTATTCTTTGTCGCcggtcctcttcctcctttttttcctgctgggTACGGGGCGCATTTGTTATGTGTTTTCGGTCTGGGGCgttatctatttttttttcggttcgAGCCGCGCAAATTTACATTCAAACCAGTAAAATACATGGGGTTGGGTCGGATCAATGTGGTAGAGAATTTTACACGAACGCGTCCGCTGTATGCATAGACGGGAAGAGGTGCATGGGGACATCCGTTTCTGTTGGATAAGTGGGTGCATCtgtgtatttgtttcttttgttccccaACGGCGTCACCATTGAaatgtgttttttctttgctttcagAGGTGCAGTGGAGTATTTTGCCAATATTTGGTCGCGGCGCGTTTCTATCCGCTGTTAAGGCCAACTTCACGCGGTGTCTGTGTATTCGGTGAAGGTAAGCGCGGACATTGCCACCTGCTGGAATGAGGACCGTTTTATAGCATTAGTAGCGGCAACACTCTCCTGACATTGTGCTTCCTCACTACTTAttgggatttttttttttggtggcatACTTTCGGTGTAATTGTTTTGAACGGTTGGGGTGCAATATCCGAAAGTGCTACCGATTGCGGCAGGCGCGGCTTATCTTTGAACATTTGTGtatagttgtttttttttttttcacggtAGGTGTTAGCATTAAATGTCACTTTTGAGAtatttttgatgtttttttttttcttaaatccTAGCCGCTACTCGATTTCACAGCGGTCTACGTTACAATTGGGTATTTTCGTTTAATTGCACCGAATCCGGACGGTATTAACTATAGAAACCACAGTGATGTTCTTCTATTCTCTATTTACGGCTGTCTCGTTGCAATTCCTGTTTGCTGTGTCGGTATGGCGATtagttccccctttttttttgaatgtaTGCaacatgtatatttataaCCGTGTTGTTTGCAAGTTTTTTGTTAGGTAGGGCTGTTGGAAGAGTTAATGTTTACGGTATCCCTCTTCCAAAGCAATTGGCGAAGTTACTGACATGCCGAAGGATTAGCTCCCACTTTATTATTTCGGCAACTTCcaggggggaagggagaaaactAACCCTAGTCATATGAATCTCTTACGACAGCGGGTTGGCCGAACGGTCAATTTTCGCCGTCGGAGTCTTGAAGTATAATTTTCGTTCGATATGGATTAGATGTTGTAACTTCCTAATAATTTTGCGGTCATTTCTCGGTGTAGCAACAGATTTACGCGCCGCACCGGGATTACGTGCGTTTCCAAGGTCTTTAACATTTAAAGCATTGTCAACAACTGCTgtcggatttttttttaaatgtggAATTAGAAATTATTAAATAGCGTTTTGGTTACTCACAATAAGTAATTCTATGCCAACACGAAGTGACTTGGCTGGGCGCATTGCATATTTCGAATATGGAGTAATGAATATCTTTTTTATCGTTATGTTGGGATAAATACGAAAAATATTACGcttgttgtttctgttctACTTTGAAGTTATTGCATCATGTACGATGCAATAACGGAAGTTCTTCCAATAATTTGGACAATGAAGCCCCGCACGCTTAATTTGTTTATATAAagtgtgttgttgctgatTCTTTTTGGAGTTTGTCtctctgttcttttttgtttttttttaaatataagtACCTGGGGGGAATGCGGAGCGAGAAAACGGATGTTGGAACTGTCGATTTAgctttcctattattatttctggCTAGGGACTCCAATGGTGGAATTAAGTTACTTctaaatcattttttttccaaaggAAAGTAGTTACTCAGTATTGTAAAAGGTTTCGTCCGTTGTAGGTTTGTATTATCATGAAACAGGTAGTTGTAACGTATATaccattcttttttacttttatgcCATGCaaattaataatagtaataagtGATGACCTGTAGCTTGATTTAAGCCGTGTTACTCgcaattgtttttattactcTTTGAACTGTTGGCATGATCGTTacattttttgaatttttgcGAAGAATGTACCCCTCGTGAGCTATTACTCTCTTGATATGAATATTCAGTTGATTGAGTTGACTTCTTTCTttgactgttttttttttttaatcaggGTTAATgctctttcattttattgATATCAGAACATGTGTATTATATTGGTAAACTTTGTATCGATGCAAAaactatcttttttttttttaccgtcAGAGGTTTGAATTTGCGTTTTACCCCATTTGAGGAGCATGCAcaagtttttgttttttgtctttagCTTTTGCTTGTGCAACTGTAAGcacttgtttattattattattatcttatACTTAATTTCCTATGGTACAGTGACGTTATGatcattatatatatatatatatatacttctTATTGAATTGTAATGTAACGACCACATTTTCAGAGAGGCCGTGAAAAGAATACTCTAaccttgctttcctttttatatTAAATAAAACATGAAGTAGTTATTTCATAACTTTACTGACGCCCATAATAAGTTGTCTGTTTCTATTTCTTCTAAAGGGGGGAGGCACGTGGTCAGGTCGAAGGCGCATCCCCaatgttattttcttcatctccATGGGCAATGTCAATTAACGGTGCTTTCAATACCATTCCTTTTAATGATTTCCTttaatatatcaaatattttaaatgaGTCCTGCACCTTCGTTGTCGGATTTATACCGAACTGGGCACTGTGGTAAAGCTGGTTGAAAAAAAGatagcgaaaacaacaaaaacggtctttgttttttgctgttgaTTTCACTCAGGacatgaaaacaataaattTGAGTATCTTAACTGTTAAATTGGTACATACATTGGTGAATCAAATGCGTTGTGGTGGTGATAACTGATTTAAAATATCGCACTCAATTTTTTTGATACGTTAGTTCTATCTGAGTGATTTGGATGTATTTCCTTTGACGATACGCTTGCTTTTCTAAAGAAACGTTATCActaatgttgttgttccctTCTTTATTGTATAGCTTGTTGCCAGTAGACACTTACTTTATTGGTTCTGCTTCATGATATCTTCAAGCTAAAAATTTGTTGTAAACCTTGTTTCGTTGCATTCAATTTTGATCGGTTTCTTTCTCTTATCGGTTATGTTTTATTATAATTGTTTTGTCATCAGTATTTGTGTGAAGCAGGCACCAGTCTTCCTTCTCTGGAGAACTTTAAAGGCGGAGGAATTTTTTACCTCTCCCATAAAGTTGAACTTTAGCCTTTTCCAttatctttttaaaaaatctgaCTAAATATCTTTGTGGGATAAGAAACTAGCAGTGCCTCATAGCATTGACATCCCGGTCACTCTTCTCTGCCCAGCACATGGTATTGTTAAAGAACACATGTatatgttgctgttgtttgtttttatataaGCTTTTAAGTAACATCACAGATATTTTGGTTTATGAAGTTCACTCCTTTCGTCATCAATTGCTTGGAGTATGTGTGGTCTGcaactgatttttttttgccgtttatttgttttgtcctttcttttttaaaaagtgtcCCACCAAAGGGCATGCCAATAATCTACCCTTCGTGGTCGcacgtctttctttttttttttttgacatccAATCTCATTTCCTCCATTACAGTGCCGTTGTAagatatgtttttttttttaattctttcGGACGGGGATTAATGACCAAAAGTACCAAAAAGGAGAGACGGAggcgagaaaagaaaatgtggcCGTTTTACCTAAATGTTAGTCTCTTCCCttgtcttctcttccacagcCTTTGAAGTTTTCAACCATCGTAGGtacttttttattcttttttttattcggttagaaattttttttattgctgtcaagatcttttgttttagtaATGTTTGTCCTCTTTTATTCTTGTGTAATTATGTAAACGCCCTTTTGTCTTGGGCTTGAGACTTTTTATTCCATGACTGTTTATGGGAACTCGTGTGTTATACATTTGTTAGAGGCCCCTTTTCCgtgctttctcttttttggggggaggggagttTGCGAAAGGGATTACCAAGTTGCACCCCCAaaattattaataataataatatacatTTGTTCTTAATGCGTATCAATAGCAAATAAATACCAGGGATTTGTCTTTTAGAAGCTCTCACCGCATCGCGCAGGAGACAAGTTCAGAAAAGTAGTAGCATTCTCTTATAGGCTTGTTCTTAACTTTgaaatattttatttactttccatttgctctctctctctgtgaaTGGGTTTGCTGCCTCACAAATTTTCAATACTCATTATGTATatcgtttcttttcccaacGCTTTCACACATTTGACATTGGGTAGGATAAGTCAGTGACTtatccgttttgttttcaattaGACGTGGTGAAGTGAATTGAAGTGTGTCCCGTTGCTATGTAGGGGTGTTTGAAACACAGTGTAGGTGGGGAAGTAGTTGGTTAACTTTTCTCATGTGTGCACTTGTGTCGTGTGATAGGTaattgctttcctttttattcatttcctAAAAAAACACTATGTGCCCTCCATACCCTGCGGAAAGATTAGTTGTGCTCTGATAAAGGGATGTGTTTTATATGTTCATGTGATGAGATTAAGTTATTCTGGCGCTGCGACGGATGGTATGGCACTTTGTGATTTAAATGTACTTTCAGGAAGCTGTATTGTGCTATCGGTGGGTTTTGTGTGGTAATGCGCGCACTCGTTGTTTTAGCAGGCTTCGCTGCTGCTTTAgttgttgtgtgtttgttatcAGCGATTTATTTTTCCGATCCCTTATGCAGTGAATTGCATCGGTCCCTATATATAcgtccccccttttttcacACTGGTACACGGAGGATAGGGTTATTTGAGAATAAGCGAATCCAAGCATATCTCTTATCCTTAAGCATCAGGGGCAAGATATGTCGGAGTTCGAACTTATGAGTGAACTGAGTGAAAGCGCAGCAAAGGGTGCGCTCAGCGAACAGGCAGAAGATGGTCATCGTACCTACTCTCCTGGgcctgaagaggaagaaaacccTGATGCAGCAGGGCGTGAAGGCGCGGCAAAAGATGGATTGGATGCTCATGCTGAAGAGGCCTCCCCAGCGCCATCACCTGCAGGTGAATCGGATGAAAAGGCCAGCAAATCTGAGCATGAAAGTGAGGCAAAGGAAGGGTCGGATGGCCGTGCTGAAGAGGCCTCCCCAGCGCCATCACCTGCAGGTGAATCGGATGAAAAGGCCAGCAAATCTGAGCatgaaagtgaagtgaaggaagggtCGGATGGCCGTGCTGAAGAGGCCTCCCCAGCGCCATCACCTGCAGGTGAATCGGATGAAAAGGCCAGCAAATCTGAGCatgaaagtgaagtgaaggaagggtCGGATGGCCGTGCTGAGGAAGCTTCCCCAGCGCCATCACCTGCAGGTGAATCGGATGAAAAGGCCAGCAAATCTGAGCatgaaagtgaagtgaaggaagggtCGGATGGCCGTGCTGAAGAGGCCTCCCCAGCGCCATCACCTGCAGGTGAATCGGATGAAAAGGCCAGCAAATCTGAGCatgaaagtgaagtgaaggaagggtCGGATGACCGTGCTGAGGAAGCTTCCCCAGCGCCATCACCTGCAGGTGAATCGGATGAAAAGGCCAGCAAATCTGAGCATGAGAGTGAGGCAAAGGAAGGGTCGGATGGCCGTGCTGAGGAAGCTTCCCCAGCGCCATCACCTGCAGGTGAATCGGATGAAAAGGCCAGCAAATCTGAGCGGGAAAGCGGGACCGCTGACGGGTCAAGCGGTCGTCCTGAAGAAGTTTCCCATGCGTTTTCACCTAATAGGGAATTGGAGGACAAGGCCAATAAATCGGGAGGCGAGAGTGTGACCAAGGGCTCGGATGGCCGCCCCGAAGATATTTCTCATCCGTTTTCACCTAATAGGgaattggaagaaaaagccaATAAATCGGAAGGCGAGAGTGTAACCAAAGATGGATCGGATGGTCATGCTGAAGAAACGTCTCCAGTGCAGTCACCTGAAGGAGAGGTAGGCGAAAGGTCTGCCGGGGCAGGATCTGATCatgagaaacagaaaggcGAATCATGTTTCGATGACCGTGACACTGGCAATGATCAAGCTGTTGACCGCAATGCTCACGATGCAGCGCCCCATTTGGACGACAAACACACCAATGGGGCCGCTGCAGATGCTACCGATGCACCACGCCACACTCAAGAGGTCAACGACCTGTTCAAGCCTCGAATGACACCTTACAAACAGCCTGACCGTTGGGATCCCATTGAAACCTATCTGGGAGAGGATGTCAGTGATGAGTTGGAGATCACCACGGCACGTAAGCCCGTTTTCACCGATGAGGAGAAAGCTGACGTGCCAACCTTTAAGAATGGCGAACCAGACTATGAGGGTGAGTACCTTTCATGTTTCGATGAGCCTAATCTGCTGTACCGTATTTACAATCGTGAGGAGAAGACGTGGGCCTTCTACAACGACACATACAGCTATGAGATGCATGTACGATTCACCTTTGCTAAACTCTCAAAACTTCAGGCACTGGGGAACACGAAGATGTACACTCAAGAGACAGGTGAGCATATTGCGGAAGTCATTGTATATCCTCGGGAGACCGAGATGTTCGTCAAGGGAAATGCTAATGGCTTTACAAGCAAGCTTCGAGCAGTCCCTCTAACGGAGGAGTACTACGCCCGGCGGCAAGAATTGGCAAACAACAAGATTCAAGAAGAAATCGCTCGCGTCAAAAGTATCGTTGGCGATGTAACAGATTCGGAGCAGGTTCTCAAGGCCTGTGTTGAAAATGGCATCCCTTTTGTTGACCTTGAGTTTCCACCATGTCAAGACTCTTTGGCGACCGGTGCAAAAAAGCCGTTCAAACGCCTTCCATGGGTTCGTCCTTCGCAATGCCTCCCCGATTACATGGCTGATCAGGTGCGCCTCTTCCGAGGACCAATTCGACCTGGCCAGGTGGACCAAGGAGAACTGGGTGACAGTTGGGTCATGTGCTCTATAGCGGTGCTGACGGAGCGACCAGACAAGGTCGTCAACATGTTTCGTCACCCAACTGACCCAGAATTGGGTAAGAAGGAGCGTTCTGTGGGCGGTTACCGCGTATCTCTCAACAAGAATGGGCAATGGCGCAGCGTGATTGTGGATGACTATCTTCCCATGTCTGGTGGCAGGCTAAAATATGCAAAAAGCAGATACGACCTCGCGGAAATATGGCCATGCATTCTGGAGAAAGCCTTCGCCAAGCTGCATAATAGTTATGCCAATATCTGCTCCGGTGATCCTCTCCACGCCCTCCAAGATATGACTGGTTTCCCGACCTCCAGGTTTGACGACGCCTTTGCCAACGCTCCCTTGTCTGGGAAGGACGATCTGTTCCAGGAC
This region of Trypanosoma brucei brucei TREU927 chromosome 1, complete sequence genomic DNA includes:
- a CDS encoding calpain-like cysteine peptidase; cysteine peptidase, Clan CA, family C2; protein product: MSEFELMSELSESAAKGALSEQAEDGHRTYSPGPEEEENPDAAGREGAAKDGLDAHAEEASPAPSPAGESDEKASKSEHESEAKEGSDGRAEEASPAPSPAGESDEKASKSEHESEVKEGSDGRAEEASPAPSPAGESDEKASKSEHESEVKEGSDGRAEEASPAPSPAGESDEKASKSEHESEVKEGSDGRAEEASPAPSPAGESDEKASKSEHESEVKEGSDDRAEEASPAPSPAGESDEKASKSEHESEAKEGSDGRAEEASPAPSPAGESDEKASKSERESGTADGSSGRPEEVSHAFSPNRELEDKANKSGGESVTKGSDGRPEDISHPFSPNRELEEKANKSEGESVTKDGSDGHAEETSPVQSPEGEVGERSAGAGSDHEKQKGESCFDDRDTGNDQAVDRNAHDAAPHLDDKHTNGAAADATDAPRHTQEVNDLFKPRMTPYKQPDRWDPIETYLGEDVSDELEITTARKPVFTDEEKADVPTFKNGEPDYEGEYLSCFDEPNLLYRIYNREEKTWAFYNDTYSYEMHVRFTFAKLSKLQALGNTKMYTQETGEHIAEVIVYPRETEMFVKGNANGFTSKLRAVPLTEEYYARRQELANNKIQEEIARVKSIVGDVTDSEQVLKACVENGIPFVDLEFPPCQDSLATGAKKPFKRLPWVRPSQCLPDYMADQVRLFRGPIRPGQVDQGELGDSWVMCSIAVLTERPDKVVNMFRHPTDPELGKKERSVGGYRVSLNKNGQWRSVIVDDYLPMSGGRLKYAKSRYDLAEIWPCILEKAFAKLHNSYANICSGDPLHALQDMTGFPTSRFDDAFANAPLSGKDDLFQDWVRYVKAQYQIILSTPGKNPRDKASGECHTARRYTSVGLLTGHAYVVLDAAFFPEYELRLVKLRNAWGRGSEWNGDWSDGDEKWERYPDVAVKCGYSNGESDGTFWMAWDACLRYFNGGGVCFTRNSINDYRVPSTFVNCTPSCVLEITVEQPTWMCFMLSQKDKRGSPEAREYNPVMISIAQPIGGGLYRVVQNSSADAYHPLSDKWTFYQARDISILYELLPESSPYIVIPRLMLVESQPDEVPYTLSFSCKRAVGHEGVTVQLKTIDKDNKVLYNFPKFEPDLSSTDVEYQARVAHKPFPELKVDSSVC
- a CDS encoding hypothetical protein, unlikely (GPI-Anchor Signal predicted for Tb927.1.2090 by DGPI v2.04, no cleavage site predicted), with the translated sequence MKFTPFVINCLEYVWSATDFFLPFICFVLSFLKSVPPKGMPIIYPSWSHVFLFFFLTSNLISSITVPL